Proteins co-encoded in one Ziziphus jujuba cultivar Dongzao chromosome 9, ASM3175591v1 genomic window:
- the LOC125424183 gene encoding serine/threonine-protein kinase BSK1, whose protein sequence is MGCCISSFLRETHPEKDQTRQTHHQHAPVLHPPPTVGVDPATGGASTFAEFSFSDLKAATNNFSSEFIVSESGEKAPNLVYKGRLQNRRWIAVKKFTKLAWPDPKQFAEEARGVGKFRHRRLANLIGYCCDGDERLLVAEYMPNDTLAKHLFHWENQTIEWGMRLRVAIYIAEALDYCSTEGRPLYHDLNAYRVLFDEDGDPRLSCFGLMKNSRDGKSYSTNLAYTPPEYLKNGRVTPESVIYSFGTVLLDLLSGKHIPPSHALDMIKEKNIMLLMDSHLEGKFSTEEATVVVNLASQCLQYEPRERPKTKDLVATLAPLQAKPDVPSYIMLGIPKHEEAPSTPQRPLSAMGEACSRMDLTAIHQILVMAHYRDDEGTNELSFQEWTQQMRDMLEARKRGDYAFRDKEFKTAIDCYSQFIDVGTMVSPTVFARRSLCYLLCEQPDPALRDAMQAQCVYPDWPTAFYMQSVALAKLDMHKDAADMLNEATTLEEKRQKGGRGS, encoded by the exons ATGGGTTGCTGTATATCATCATTTCTGAGGGAAACACACCCAGAAAAGGATCAAACCCGCCAAACCCACCACCAACATGCCCCTGTCCTTCACCCTCCACCCACCGTCGGAGTCGACCCGGCAACCGGTGGGGCTTCAACTTTCGCTGAGTTCTCTTTCTCCGACCTCAAAGCCGCTACTAACAACTTCAGTTCCGAGTTCATCGTCTCCGAGAGCGGTGAGAAAGCTCCTAACCTTGTGTACAAGGGCCGTCTGCAGAATCGCCGTTGGATCGCCGTCAAGAAGTTCACCAAGTTGGCTTGGCCGGATCCGAAGCAGTTCGCG gaGGAGGCAAGAGGTGTGGGGAAGTTTAGGCATCGGAGGCTCGCTAACTTGATTGGGTATTGCTGTGATGGTGATGAGAGGCTACTAGTTGCTGAATACATGCCTAATGATACTCTTGCTAAGCATCTTTTCCACT GGGAGAATCAAACTATTGAGTGGGGGATGCGTCTAAGAGTAGCTATTTATATTGCTGAAGCGTTGGATTATTGCAGCACGGAGGGCCGTCCACTATACCATGATTTAAATGCTTACAGGGTTCTATTTGATGAG GATGGTGATCCGCGTCTTTCATGTTTTGGCTTGATGAAAAATAGTAGGGACGGGAAGAGTTACAGCACAAATCTTGCCTATACACCTCCTGAGTACCTTAAAAATG GAAGGGTCACTCCAGAAAGTGTGATCTATAGCTTTGGCACTGTCCTTCTGGATCTGCTAAGTGGAAAGCACATTCCTCCAAGTCAT GCTCTTGATATgatcaaggaaaaaaatatcatGCTGTTAATGGATTCACATTTGGAGGGAAAGTTTTCTACAGAAGAAGCCACAGTGGTTGTAAATCTTGCCTCTCAGTGTTTGCAATATGAACCTAGGGAGCGGCCTAAAACAAAGGACCTTGTTGCAACACTTGCTCCGCTGCAAGCAAAACCCGAT GTCCCATCTTATATCATGCTTGGAATTCCAAAGCATGAAGAGGCCCCATCAACCCCACAACGTCCACTTTCAGCAATGGGTGAGGCCTGTTCAAGGATGGACCTCACAGCAATCCATCAGATCTTGGTTATGGCACATTATAGAGATGATGAAGGAACCAACGAG TTATCATTCCAAGAGTGGACACAACAAATGAGAGACATGCTTGAGGCGAGAAAGCGTGGGGACTATGCATTTCGggataaagaatttaaaactgCCATTGACTGTTATTCCCAG TTTATAGACGTAGGAACCATGGTATCTCCTACTGTTTTTGCTCGACGCAGCCTATGCTATCTGTTATGCGAACAACCGGATCCTGCCCTTAGAGATGCAATGCAAGCTCAATGTGTTTATCCAGACTGGCCGACTGCATTTTACATGCAGTCAGTAGCTCTTGCAAAGTTGGACATGCACAAGGATGCTGCTGACATGTTAAATGAAGCAACTACACTTGAAGAGAAGAGGCAAAAAGGTGGGAGAGGATCATGA